The Haemophilus parainfluenzae genome window below encodes:
- the uspE gene encoding universal stress protein UspE: MKFNNILVVLNPDNEKQYALARAVRLVKEQQNETKVKITTLLSVYDLSYEMSALLSSEERSEMHKTAVEQQRQAVQFYLDKYADSEIEFESHIVWSSNEADAIREEVEKNQYDLVVKYTKDEESFTSLIFTPVDWQLLRKCPIPVLMVRDGDWKHQRRILVAVNVSGEQEYQDEFNRELVSTGMSLAENLNRGNVHLVAAYPVAPINMAIDLPEFNTSGYENGIRGQHLINMKALRQKFGIDEDHTHVREGFPEEVIPEVAKEIEAELVILGTVGRTGLSAALLGNTAEHVISKLSCNLLAIKPSKK, translated from the coding sequence ATGAAATTTAATAATATTCTTGTTGTACTCAATCCTGATAACGAAAAACAATATGCGCTTGCTCGTGCCGTTCGTCTTGTTAAAGAACAGCAAAATGAAACAAAGGTAAAAATCACCACCCTTTTGAGTGTTTATGACTTATCGTATGAGATGTCAGCCCTTCTTTCTTCTGAAGAACGCAGCGAAATGCATAAAACAGCCGTTGAACAACAACGTCAAGCTGTGCAATTTTATTTAGATAAATATGCTGATTCGGAAATTGAGTTTGAATCTCACATTGTATGGAGCAGCAATGAAGCGGATGCAATTCGTGAAGAAGTTGAAAAGAATCAATACGATCTCGTTGTGAAATACACTAAAGATGAAGAGAGTTTCACTTCATTGATTTTCACACCAGTAGATTGGCAATTATTGCGTAAATGTCCAATTCCAGTATTAATGGTGCGTGATGGTGACTGGAAACACCAACGCCGTATTTTAGTTGCTGTTAATGTGTCAGGTGAACAAGAATATCAAGATGAATTCAACCGAGAGTTAGTTTCAACAGGAATGAGTTTAGCGGAGAACTTAAACCGTGGTAATGTGCATTTAGTCGCAGCTTACCCTGTTGCGCCAATTAATATGGCGATTGATTTACCTGAATTTAATACTTCAGGTTATGAAAATGGCATTCGTGGCCAGCACCTCATCAATATGAAAGCCTTACGTCAAAAATTTGGTATTGATGAAGATCATACCCATGTACGCGAAGGTTTCCCTGAAGAGGTGATTCCTGAAGTGGCGAAAGAAATTGAAGCTGAATTAGTGATTTTAGGTACAGTGGGAAGAACGGGTTTATCTGCAGCGTTATTAGGTAATACGGCTGAACATGTAATTAGTAAATTAAGCTGCAATTTATTAGCCATTAAACCATCTAAAAAATAA
- a CDS encoding DUF4198 domain-containing protein — protein sequence MKKTLIAALLGFSALAQAHEVWVATPAQLASNSVLKADLAYGDYPYVEKIPEKRLAIFPPMELINQDGEMQTLVQKGENYQYQSEKPLKDGSYWVTATYKPTFWSQNNEGWKMDNLQGTPNAFYCEQTQMFGKAFTVVGKKPLNADMAMTRLGLPLEIVPLKDPKTIKAGEAFPVQIFYKDQPLAGETIIATSDTFVVKDMEAATSHREPQAFSGKTDKEGKVNFIPLIEGVWKLKVIHKEPFEDQKVCQHSANYATLILPVGKARAKLPPKPEHHH from the coding sequence ATGAAAAAAACATTAATTGCAGCACTACTTGGTTTCTCTGCGCTCGCACAAGCTCATGAAGTTTGGGTTGCAACACCTGCTCAACTTGCTTCCAATTCCGTTTTAAAAGCTGATTTAGCTTATGGTGACTACCCTTACGTTGAAAAAATTCCTGAAAAACGTCTTGCTATTTTTCCACCGATGGAACTCATCAATCAAGATGGTGAAATGCAAACATTAGTACAAAAAGGTGAAAACTACCAATATCAATCAGAAAAACCGTTAAAAGACGGTTCATATTGGGTAACAGCTACTTATAAACCAACTTTCTGGTCACAAAATAATGAAGGTTGGAAAATGGATAACTTACAAGGCACACCAAATGCATTCTATTGCGAACAAACTCAAATGTTTGGTAAAGCCTTTACTGTAGTGGGCAAAAAACCATTAAATGCAGATATGGCAATGACACGCCTCGGCTTACCACTTGAAATCGTGCCACTTAAAGATCCGAAAACAATTAAAGCAGGTGAAGCTTTCCCTGTTCAGATTTTCTATAAAGACCAACCACTTGCAGGCGAAACGATTATCGCAACCTCTGATACATTTGTTGTGAAAGATATGGAAGCGGCAACATCTCACCGTGAGCCGCAAGCCTTTTCTGGTAAAACAGACAAAGAAGGTAAAGTTAACTTTATTCCATTAATTGAAGGCGTTTGGAAACTTAAAGTGATTCATAAAGAACCATTTGAAGATCAAAAAGTTTGTCAACATTCAGCGAATTACGCGACGTTAATTCTCCCTGTTGGTAAAGCTAGAGCTAAACTCCCACCAAAACCAGAACATCATCATTAA
- a CDS encoding TIGR00730 family Rossman fold protein codes for MNITVYCGASLGNDSAYQAAAKKLGKWIADGQHTLVYGGGKLGLMGVVADTVLAHQGKVIGIIPQFLQDREVSHPNLTKTVIVENMSERKNKMVELGDAYIALPGGPGTLEEIAEVISWARIGKNNNPCILFNEKGYFDSLKSFFSHMVKEGFFTQGDFEKILFSNDLQKIETFIENYQPPALRTY; via the coding sequence ATGAACATCACGGTTTATTGCGGTGCGAGTTTAGGTAATGATTCTGCCTATCAGGCTGCCGCAAAAAAATTAGGAAAATGGATTGCAGATGGCCAACATACTTTAGTTTATGGTGGCGGAAAATTGGGATTAATGGGCGTGGTTGCAGATACTGTACTTGCTCATCAAGGCAAAGTAATTGGTATTATCCCTCAATTTTTACAAGACAGAGAAGTTTCACATCCTAATTTAACTAAGACCGTAATTGTTGAAAACATGTCTGAGCGAAAAAATAAAATGGTTGAGCTTGGCGATGCTTATATTGCTTTGCCTGGCGGACCTGGCACTTTAGAAGAGATTGCTGAGGTGATTTCTTGGGCACGAATTGGGAAAAATAATAATCCTTGTATTTTGTTTAATGAAAAGGGTTATTTTGATTCACTAAAGTCCTTTTTTAGCCATATGGTGAAAGAAGGCTTCTTTACTCAAGGTGATTTTGAGAAGATTCTATTCTCGAATGATCTTCAAAAAATTGAAACCTTTATTGAGAATTATCAACCTCCAGCATTAAGAACATATTAA
- the topA gene encoding type I DNA topoisomerase, protein MSKSLVIVESPAKAKTINKYLGSQYVVKSSVGHICDLPTAGSSTGEKAKPVSTKGLSAEEKNKIKAEKDRAALVKRMGIDPYHDWKANYQILPGKEKVVAELKSLAKKSDHIYLATDLDREGEAIAWHLREVIGGDDSRFSRVVFNEITKKAIEKAFQHPANINMDQVNAQQTRRFLDRVVGFMVSPLLWKKVARGLSAGRVQSVAVKLVVEREREIKAFQPEEFWEIEALTQTSKKEDLRLDVVQYKGKKFEPKNEKEAQSAVDFLNKSHYVVTDLETKPTGSKPRAPFITSTLQQTASTRLGFGVKKTMMLAQRLYEAGYITYMRTDSTNLSQDALNMARSYIESHFGKDYLPAKPNFYSSKENAQEAHEAIRPSDVKMLADHLSGMDKDAVRLYDLIWRQFVACQMPAAQYDSTTVTVMAGDYELKAKGRILRFDGWTKVLPQLGKNPEDQILPAVSLNETLALKTVSPSQHFTKPPARFTEAALVKELEKRGIGRPSTYAAIISTIQERGYVRIENRRFYAEKMGEIVIDRLNQSFTDLMSYDFTANMENVLDQIASGEKNWKAELNQFFKDFSTQLSTAELDELEGGMKPNSLVLTDIDCPTCGRKMAIRTASTGVFLGCSGYALPPKERCKTTINLIPEAELLNVLDEASETKALMDRKRCPKCGTAMDSYIIDPHRKLHICGNNPNCDGYLVEQGQFKIKGYDGPIVECDKCGSDMHLKLGRFGKYMGCTSCDNTRKILKNGEVAPPKEEPVHFPELKCEKSDAYFVLRDGASGVFMSAHNFPKSRETRPAKVAELALYRDRLPEKLRYLADAPQKDPEGNEAIIRFSRKEKHQYVTSEKNGKATKWIVDYIDGKWGEWKK, encoded by the coding sequence ATGAGCAAATCTTTAGTGATTGTGGAGTCGCCAGCCAAAGCGAAAACCATCAATAAATATTTAGGTAGCCAGTATGTGGTGAAATCCAGCGTAGGGCATATTTGTGATTTGCCTACTGCAGGGAGTAGCACAGGCGAGAAGGCTAAACCCGTTTCCACAAAAGGATTAAGTGCGGAAGAAAAAAACAAAATTAAAGCAGAAAAAGACCGTGCGGCCTTAGTGAAACGTATGGGAATTGACCCTTATCATGATTGGAAAGCCAATTACCAAATTCTACCAGGCAAAGAGAAAGTGGTAGCTGAATTAAAATCCCTTGCTAAAAAATCCGATCATATTTATCTCGCAACCGACTTGGATAGAGAAGGGGAAGCTATCGCGTGGCATTTACGTGAAGTCATTGGTGGCGATGATAGTCGTTTTAGCCGCGTTGTATTTAATGAGATTACGAAGAAAGCAATTGAAAAAGCCTTCCAGCATCCTGCCAACATTAATATGGACCAGGTTAATGCTCAGCAAACCCGTCGTTTCTTAGACCGCGTAGTAGGCTTTATGGTATCGCCATTATTATGGAAGAAAGTAGCGCGAGGCCTATCAGCTGGACGTGTGCAATCTGTTGCCGTGAAATTGGTGGTAGAGCGTGAACGTGAAATCAAAGCATTCCAACCGGAAGAGTTCTGGGAAATTGAAGCGCTAACCCAAACGAGCAAGAAAGAAGACTTACGTTTGGATGTGGTGCAATATAAAGGCAAGAAATTTGAGCCGAAAAATGAAAAAGAAGCTCAAAGTGCGGTTGATTTTTTAAATAAATCACATTACGTTGTCACAGATTTAGAAACAAAACCAACAGGTTCTAAACCAAGAGCCCCATTTATCACTTCAACCTTACAACAAACTGCAAGCACGCGTTTAGGTTTTGGAGTGAAGAAAACTATGATGTTGGCACAACGTTTATATGAAGCTGGTTACATCACTTATATGCGTACTGACTCTACCAACTTGAGCCAAGATGCATTAAATATGGCACGCTCTTATATCGAAAGCCATTTCGGCAAAGATTATTTGCCCGCTAAACCGAATTTCTATTCGAGTAAAGAAAACGCACAAGAAGCGCACGAAGCCATTCGCCCTTCTGATGTGAAAATGCTCGCGGATCATTTAAGTGGCATGGATAAAGATGCTGTGCGTTTGTATGATTTAATCTGGCGTCAATTTGTAGCCTGCCAAATGCCAGCGGCACAATATGACAGCACAACCGTCACTGTAATGGCTGGCGATTATGAGTTGAAAGCCAAAGGCCGTATTTTACGCTTTGATGGTTGGACAAAAGTCTTGCCACAATTAGGTAAAAATCCAGAAGACCAAATTTTGCCAGCTGTGAGTTTGAACGAAACATTAGCACTAAAAACGGTTTCGCCAAGCCAACACTTTACCAAACCGCCAGCTCGTTTTACCGAAGCTGCCTTGGTTAAAGAATTGGAGAAACGTGGTATTGGTCGGCCTTCGACTTATGCGGCAATTATTTCAACTATTCAAGAACGTGGTTATGTACGCATTGAAAATCGCCGTTTCTATGCCGAGAAAATGGGCGAAATCGTTATTGATCGCTTAAATCAATCTTTTACTGATTTGATGAGCTACGATTTCACTGCCAACATGGAAAACGTACTAGACCAAATTGCATCCGGTGAGAAAAATTGGAAGGCTGAGTTAAATCAATTCTTCAAAGATTTTTCTACCCAACTTTCTACGGCTGAATTAGATGAACTAGAAGGTGGAATGAAGCCGAATAGCCTTGTACTCACCGATATTGATTGCCCAACTTGTGGTCGCAAAATGGCGATTCGTACAGCAAGTACTGGTGTATTCCTTGGTTGTTCGGGTTATGCATTACCACCAAAAGAGCGTTGTAAAACCACGATTAATCTCATTCCAGAAGCAGAATTACTCAATGTATTGGATGAGGCTTCTGAGACCAAAGCCTTAATGGATCGTAAACGTTGCCCGAAATGTGGCACGGCGATGGATAGCTATATCATCGACCCACATCGTAAATTGCATATTTGTGGTAATAATCCGAATTGTGATGGTTATTTGGTTGAACAAGGCCAATTCAAAATTAAAGGCTATGACGGTCCGATTGTAGAATGCGATAAGTGTGGTTCAGATATGCACTTAAAACTCGGTCGTTTTGGTAAATATATGGGCTGTACCAGCTGTGATAACACCCGTAAGATTTTGAAAAACGGTGAGGTTGCACCGCCAAAAGAAGAGCCTGTTCATTTCCCTGAACTGAAATGTGAAAAATCTGATGCGTATTTTGTATTACGTGATGGTGCAAGTGGCGTGTTTATGTCTGCACATAACTTCCCGAAATCACGTGAAACACGACCAGCAAAAGTGGCGGAATTAGCGCTTTATCGTGATCGTTTACCGGAAAAATTACGTTATTTAGCGGATGCGCCACAAAAAGACCCTGAGGGTAATGAAGCCATTATCCGCTTTAGCCGTAAAGAAAAACATCAATATGTGACATCTGAAAAGAATGGTAAAGCCACAAAATGGATTGTGGATTATATTGATGGGAAATGGGGAGAATGGAAAAAGTAG
- a CDS encoding LysR family transcriptional regulator has translation MDKLNAISVFCKVIETQSFTQAANQQNISVAMASKLVSQLEEHLKTRLLQRTTRKIVPTEAGMLYYQRCQAILLDLSEADSSISNMATSLQGNLLISVPRDFGLLYISPNLPKFIELHPNLHVEIEFEDKRVDLVAEGYDLALRIGYMQDSSLVARKISSSPMHFVASPSYLESRGTPLTPDDLEYHQGLLYKSSLNQVHWQSTKANQIQRYKIQSKVVSNNGMALLEMTKAGLGISNSPSFFVKDALASGELVEILSEYKQKPLDIYVVYPNRRHLPAKVRAFIEFLASLGLSENSQI, from the coding sequence ATGGATAAACTCAATGCAATTTCGGTTTTCTGTAAAGTGATCGAAACGCAAAGTTTTACACAAGCCGCAAACCAACAGAATATTTCTGTGGCGATGGCGAGTAAATTAGTTTCACAATTAGAAGAACATTTAAAAACGCGATTATTACAACGTACAACGCGAAAAATTGTGCCAACTGAAGCCGGTATGCTTTATTACCAACGTTGCCAAGCCATTCTATTAGATTTAAGCGAGGCTGACTCTAGCATCAGTAATATGGCAACGAGCTTACAAGGTAATTTATTAATCTCTGTGCCACGTGATTTTGGCTTACTTTATATTTCACCGAACTTGCCTAAATTTATTGAGCTTCATCCTAATTTACACGTAGAAATTGAATTTGAAGACAAGCGTGTTGATCTCGTTGCGGAAGGCTATGACTTAGCATTACGTATCGGCTATATGCAAGATAGCTCACTTGTTGCGCGTAAAATTAGCAGCTCCCCTATGCATTTTGTTGCTTCGCCAAGTTATTTAGAGTCGCGAGGCACGCCGCTTACACCTGATGATTTAGAATATCACCAAGGTTTACTTTATAAATCATCGTTAAATCAAGTGCATTGGCAATCAACAAAAGCCAATCAAATTCAACGTTATAAAATTCAATCTAAAGTAGTTTCCAATAATGGGATGGCATTGTTAGAAATGACGAAAGCGGGCTTGGGCATCAGCAATTCACCTAGTTTCTTTGTAAAAGATGCACTTGCTTCAGGTGAATTAGTTGAAATTTTGTCTGAATATAAACAAAAACCTTTAGATATTTATGTGGTTTACCCAAATCGTCGTCATTTACCAGCTAAAGTTCGCGCATTTATTGAATTTCTAGCGAGTCTCGGTTTGAGTGAGAACAGTCAAATATAA
- the rnm gene encoding RNase RNM has protein sequence MTKKYDLHCHSTASDGVLTPTELLQRAHEQGVNVLALCDHDTVMGIDEAKIEADKLGIELINGVEISTNWEGRGIHIVGLNFDKTHPKMTALLAEQKSLREKRAVEIGHKLEKAGVPNAYEGAKALANGEVTRAHYARYLVQIGKVSNDGQAFKRYLGGGKSCFVKAEWIDIPTAIDTIHAACGVAVIAHPMRYNMTGKWIRRLIVDFKQWGGDGMEVADSGQTKDQRQYLARLANEYDLAASLGSDFHFPCGWIELGKNLFLPEEVKPIWTLFE, from the coding sequence ATGACAAAAAAATATGATTTACATTGCCATAGTACGGCTTCAGATGGTGTTTTAACGCCTACAGAGCTTCTGCAACGAGCTCATGAGCAAGGCGTCAATGTGCTTGCTTTATGTGATCACGACACCGTGATGGGTATTGATGAAGCTAAAATTGAAGCAGATAAATTAGGTATTGAGCTAATTAATGGCGTGGAAATTTCAACGAATTGGGAAGGTCGTGGCATCCATATTGTTGGATTAAATTTTGATAAAACACATCCTAAAATGACCGCACTTTTAGCCGAACAAAAATCACTGAGAGAAAAAAGAGCGGTCGAAATTGGCCATAAATTAGAAAAAGCAGGCGTCCCCAATGCCTATGAAGGCGCAAAAGCGTTAGCCAATGGGGAAGTAACTCGTGCGCATTATGCGCGTTATTTGGTACAAATCGGCAAGGTTTCAAATGATGGGCAAGCCTTTAAGCGTTATCTAGGCGGTGGCAAATCGTGTTTTGTCAAAGCTGAATGGATAGATATTCCAACAGCGATTGATACGATTCATGCGGCATGTGGCGTTGCCGTCATTGCTCATCCTATGCGCTATAACATGACAGGGAAATGGATTCGTCGACTAATTGTTGATTTTAAACAATGGGGCGGAGATGGTATGGAAGTCGCAGATAGCGGACAGACCAAAGATCAGCGTCAATATCTTGCGCGTTTAGCCAATGAATATGACTTAGCCGCCTCTTTAGGCTCGGATTTTCATTTTCCTTGTGGATGGATTGAATTAGGAAAAAATTTATTTTTACCTGAAGAGGTAAAACCGATTTGGACATTATTTGAATAA
- the pepN gene encoding aminopeptidase N, which yields MLAKAKYRKDYKQPDFTVTDIFLDFQLDPSHTVVTAKTTFQRLNDEATHLRLDGHGFQFASIKFNGEDFKHYHQDHESLTLDLSNQSAVNFELEIVTNLEPAQNTSLQGLYQSGEGICTQCEAEGFRQITYMLDRPDVLARYTTKITADKTKYPYLLSNGNRIASGELEDGRHWVEWNDPFPKPSYLFALVAGDFDLLQDTFTTKSGREVALELYVDRGNLDRASWAMESLKKAMKWDEDRFNLEYDLDIYMIVAVDFFNMGAMENKGLNIFNSKFVLANPQTATDDDYLAIESVIAHEYFHNWTGNRVTCRDWFQLSLKEGLTVFRDQEFSSDTGSRAVNRINNVKFLRTVQFAEDASPMSHPIRPEKVIEMNNFYTVTVYEKGAEVIRMLHTLLGEQGFQKGMQLYIAENDGKAATCEDFVSAMERANDVDLAQFRRWYSQSGTPELLISDAYDEQTHTYRLTVSQSTPPTADQMEKVNLHIPLKIALYDAKGTKQMLQHNGELLSDVLNVTEKDQVFEFHGIYGRPTPALLCDFSAPVKLDYDYTTEQLLGLLKFADNQFARWDAAQMLFTQELRRNVAHFQQGEAFDISPDILTALAHVLENYEQDIELATLILTLPKDIEFAENFKTIDPDGISAAREFMLVQIAEYLKEDLLRIYTHIRLENYQVTQEDIALRAMRNLCLSYLAYTNLGNNVVQKHYNNANNMTDTLAALNMATKAALPCRDTLLTDFEQKWQHDGLVMDKWFALQATRPDENVLEIVQVLMDHPSFNFNNPNRLRSLVGSFANHNLKAFHHISGSGYRFLTDVLIRLNESNPQVAARLIEPLIRFSRFDAQRQTLMKRALERLSAVEDLSKDLFEKIEKALQ from the coding sequence ATGTTAGCTAAAGCGAAATATAGAAAAGATTACAAACAACCTGATTTTACAGTTACGGATATTTTCCTTGATTTTCAATTGGATCCTAGCCATACCGTTGTTACAGCAAAGACAACCTTCCAACGTTTAAATGATGAAGCAACCCATCTACGATTAGATGGTCATGGCTTCCAATTTGCTTCCATTAAATTCAATGGCGAAGATTTCAAACATTATCATCAAGACCATGAAAGTTTAACGTTAGATTTAAGTAATCAAAGTGCGGTCAATTTTGAACTTGAAATTGTGACGAATCTAGAGCCTGCACAAAACACCTCTTTACAAGGGCTTTATCAATCTGGTGAGGGTATTTGTACACAATGTGAAGCAGAAGGTTTCCGTCAAATCACTTATATGCTTGATCGCCCTGATGTATTGGCGCGCTATACAACCAAAATTACCGCAGATAAGACTAAATATCCTTACTTACTTTCTAATGGTAACCGTATTGCAAGTGGTGAATTGGAGGATGGTCGTCATTGGGTTGAGTGGAATGACCCATTCCCGAAACCAAGCTATTTATTCGCTTTAGTGGCGGGCGATTTTGATTTATTACAAGATACCTTTACGACAAAAAGTGGTCGTGAAGTAGCCTTAGAGCTTTATGTTGACCGTGGAAATCTTGATCGTGCCTCTTGGGCAATGGAAAGTCTGAAAAAAGCCATGAAATGGGATGAAGACCGTTTCAATTTAGAATATGACTTAGATATTTACATGATTGTTGCTGTGGACTTCTTCAATATGGGCGCCATGGAAAATAAAGGGTTGAATATTTTTAACTCTAAATTTGTGTTGGCAAACCCACAAACAGCAACCGATGATGATTATCTCGCCATTGAGAGCGTGATTGCACATGAATATTTCCATAATTGGACGGGAAACCGTGTAACTTGCCGTGATTGGTTCCAATTAAGTTTGAAGGAAGGTTTAACGGTTTTCCGTGATCAAGAATTTTCATCAGACACCGGTTCTCGAGCAGTCAATCGTATTAATAACGTGAAATTCTTACGTACGGTGCAATTTGCCGAAGATGCAAGCCCAATGTCACACCCAATTCGCCCTGAAAAAGTCATTGAAATGAATAACTTCTATACCGTGACTGTATATGAAAAAGGGGCAGAGGTGATTCGTATGTTGCACACCTTATTAGGTGAACAAGGTTTCCAAAAAGGGATGCAACTCTATATTGCTGAAAACGATGGTAAAGCGGCAACCTGTGAAGATTTTGTTTCTGCAATGGAACGTGCAAATGACGTTGATTTAGCACAATTCCGTCGTTGGTATAGCCAATCAGGTACACCAGAATTATTGATTAGCGATGCCTATGATGAACAAACCCATACTTATCGTTTAACCGTTTCGCAATCTACGCCGCCAACTGCGGATCAAATGGAAAAAGTAAATTTACATATTCCATTAAAAATTGCGCTTTATGATGCCAAAGGCACGAAACAAATGTTACAGCATAACGGTGAGTTGTTAAGCGATGTGTTAAATGTAACAGAAAAAGACCAAGTGTTTGAATTCCATGGTATTTATGGTCGCCCAACTCCTGCGTTATTATGTGATTTCTCTGCACCGGTGAAGCTCGATTATGATTACACCACAGAGCAGTTATTAGGTTTACTTAAATTCGCTGATAACCAATTTGCTCGTTGGGATGCGGCACAAATGCTGTTTACTCAAGAATTACGTCGTAATGTGGCGCATTTCCAACAAGGTGAAGCTTTTGACATTTCGCCTGATATTTTGACCGCACTTGCCCATGTATTGGAAAATTACGAACAGGATATCGAATTAGCCACATTAATCCTGACCTTGCCAAAAGACATTGAGTTTGCTGAAAACTTCAAAACAATTGATCCAGATGGCATTTCTGCTGCAAGAGAATTTATGTTGGTACAAATCGCAGAATACTTGAAAGAAGATTTGCTACGTATTTATACACATATTCGTCTTGAAAATTATCAAGTGACTCAAGAAGATATTGCTTTACGAGCAATGCGTAATCTTTGTTTAAGTTATTTGGCTTACACCAATTTAGGCAATAATGTAGTGCAAAAACATTACAATAATGCCAATAATATGACGGATACTTTAGCGGCATTAAATATGGCGACCAAAGCTGCGTTACCTTGTCGTGATACCTTGTTGACCGATTTTGAACAAAAATGGCAACATGATGGTTTAGTCATGGATAAATGGTTTGCTTTACAAGCAACTCGCCCAGATGAAAACGTATTGGAAATTGTACAAGTGTTAATGGATCACCCAAGTTTTAACTTCAACAATCCAAACCGTTTACGTTCATTAGTGGGTAGCTTTGCAAATCACAACTTAAAAGCTTTCCATCATATTAGTGGTTCTGGCTATCGCTTCTTAACGGATGTCTTAATTCGTTTAAATGAAAGCAATCCACAAGTAGCTGCGCGTTTAATTGAGCCATTAATTCGTTTCTCACGTTTTGATGCACAACGTCAAACACTAATGAAACGAGCCTTAGAACGTTTAAGTGCAGTTGAAGATCTCTCAAAAGATTTATTTGAGAAGATTGAAAAAGCCTTGCAATAA
- the purE gene encoding 5-(carboxyamino)imidazole ribonucleotide mutase — protein sequence MSNTAQIAIVMGSKSDWATMQEATQILDELNVAYHVEVVSAHRTPDKLFEFAENAQKNGYKVIIAGAGGAAHLPGMIAAKTLVPVLGVPVKSSMLSGVDSLYSIVQMPKGIPVGTLAIGPAGAANAGLLAAQILAGWDNALFARLQVFRENQTNMVLDNPDPRT from the coding sequence ATGTCAAATACCGCACAAATTGCTATTGTGATGGGCTCAAAAAGCGATTGGGCAACCATGCAAGAAGCCACTCAAATTTTAGATGAACTCAATGTGGCATATCATGTTGAAGTCGTTTCCGCACATCGTACCCCCGACAAGCTGTTTGAATTTGCCGAAAATGCACAAAAAAATGGTTACAAAGTAATTATTGCAGGTGCTGGTGGCGCTGCTCATTTACCCGGTATGATTGCGGCTAAAACGCTTGTGCCCGTATTAGGCGTCCCTGTTAAAAGCTCTATGTTAAGCGGTGTTGATAGTCTCTATTCTATCGTGCAAATGCCGAAAGGCATTCCTGTCGGTACGTTAGCGATTGGCCCTGCTGGTGCTGCTAATGCAGGATTACTCGCCGCACAAATTCTTGCAGGTTGGGATAATGCGTTATTCGCTCGCCTACAAGTATTCCGCGAAAATCAAACTAATATGGTATTGGATAATCCTGATCCACGTACATAA
- the purK gene encoding 5-(carboxyamino)imidazole ribonucleotide synthase, with translation MQNSTLYPTVYVLGNGQLGRMLRYAGAPLDIHVQPLEFNAPVFDLPKDAIITAEIERWEKTPLTELLGHHKNFVNQNVFGLLADRFTQKSLLDELNLSTSPWCLLEDKTQWSEVFKNVGEKVVVKRRTGGYDGRGQWIITENNQRDITDDLFGEVIAEKFIPFDYEVSIVGARFKNGEKRFYPVTHNLQQNGILRYSVTDVSFPQQQSQQIQAESMLGKIMDKLEYVGVMAMECFVAGDKLLINELAPRVHNSGHWTQLGCAISQFELHLRALLDLPTPSLQPIAPSVMVNLIGTEHNPQWLNTPFAQLHWYGKEVRPGRKLGHINIMHPDKTIIIQQLEKLRHELPEDYQSGLNWAIEKLK, from the coding sequence ATGCAAAACTCTACCCTATATCCTACTGTTTATGTGCTTGGTAATGGTCAACTCGGCAGAATGTTACGTTATGCAGGCGCCCCCTTAGATATTCACGTTCAACCGCTTGAGTTCAATGCGCCCGTATTTGATTTACCTAAAGATGCCATCATCACCGCAGAAATTGAACGTTGGGAAAAAACACCTTTAACCGAATTATTAGGTCATCATAAGAATTTCGTTAATCAGAATGTTTTTGGCTTATTGGCTGATCGCTTTACTCAAAAATCTTTACTGGATGAACTCAATCTCTCTACCTCGCCATGGTGTTTATTAGAAGATAAAACGCAATGGTCTGAAGTATTTAAAAATGTGGGCGAAAAAGTTGTGGTAAAACGTCGCACCGGTGGTTATGACGGTCGCGGCCAATGGATTATCACTGAAAATAATCAACGTGATATTACGGACGATTTATTCGGTGAAGTCATCGCGGAAAAATTTATTCCTTTTGATTATGAAGTGTCTATTGTAGGCGCAAGATTTAAAAATGGTGAAAAACGTTTCTATCCTGTGACGCATAATCTGCAGCAAAATGGCATTTTACGTTACAGTGTGACAGATGTTTCATTCCCTCAACAACAAAGCCAACAAATTCAGGCTGAATCTATGCTCGGAAAAATTATGGATAAGCTTGAATATGTGGGTGTAATGGCAATGGAATGTTTTGTGGCGGGGGATAAATTATTAATTAATGAACTCGCTCCTCGAGTACATAACAGTGGCCATTGGACACAATTAGGCTGTGCGATTAGTCAATTTGAATTGCATCTACGAGCTTTACTAGATTTACCCACTCCATCATTACAACCCATTGCACCGAGTGTCATGGTCAATTTAATTGGTACAGAACATAATCCACAATGGTTGAACACGCCTTTCGCCCAATTACATTGGTATGGTAAGGAAGTTCGTCCAGGTAGAAAATTAGGTCATATCAATATTATGCATCCTGATAAAACGATCATTATTCAACAGCTTGAAAAACTTCGTCACGAACTCCCTGAAGACTATCAATCTGGTTTAAATTGGGCTATTGAGAAATTAAAATAA